Proteins encoded within one genomic window of Nilaparvata lugens isolate BPH chromosome 11, ASM1435652v1, whole genome shotgun sequence:
- the LOC111060949 gene encoding zinc finger protein 622, with translation MTSKYTCITCRVAFNDVEFQRKHYKTDWHRYNLKRKVAELPPVTAEDFQKKVLKQRHDDAEISKPSATYCMVCKKSYKTAKAFINHSNSKQHQDKLEENSHSVEDSETNGTENINEHLEISCPSIGKVSKKIPNNVTQNEDESDDYETDSEVDSDDSGWEVEISENNPILKNNCLFCSHHSRSQIRNLEHMTLIHSFFIPDAEYLVDLKGLLLYLGEKVCMGFMCLWCNDKGKAFYSMESAQQHMTDKGHCKMLHEGETLAEYAEYYDYSSSYPDHAESMEVDEEVDVNIIDGNDYQLVLPSGATIGHRSLMKYYRQNFDPDRVVAPYRGKINRVLSQYRALGYKESDKQLVVKKARDINFMRRVQNKYSMMLGTKANKLQKHFRPQVNF, from the exons ATGACATCAAAATACACGTGTATCACTTGTCGTGTTGCTTTCAACGACGTTGAATTCCAAAGAAAACATTACAAAACTGACTGGCATCGATACAATTTGAAACGAAAGGTTGCCGAGCTGCCTCCTGTTACAGCTGAGGATTTTCAAAAGAAGGTTTTGAAACAACGTCACGATGATGCTGAAATCTCCAAGCCTTCCGCCACCTATTGTATGGTATGTAAGAAATCTTACAAGACTGCCAAAGCGTTCATTAATCATTCCAACTCAAAACAACATCAGGATAAACTTGAAGAGAACTCACATTCTGTTGAGGATAGTGAAACAAATGGCACAGAAAACATCAATGAGCACTTGGAGATCAGTTGTCCCAGTATTGGGAAAGTTTCTAAGAAGATTCCTAATAATGTCACTCAAAATGAAGATGAAAGCGATGACTATGAAACAGATTCTGAGGTTGATTCAGATGATTCTGGATGGGAAGTTGAGATAAGTGAAAACAATCCAATATTGAAAAACAACTGTTTGTTCTGCTCCCATCACAGCAGAAGTCAGataagaaatttggaacacatgACACTGAtacattcattcttcattccagACGCTGAGTATCTGGTAGATTTGAAAGGTTTACTGCTGTATTTAGGAGAAAAAGTATGCATGGGATTTATGTGTCTGTGGTGTAACGACAAGGGAAAGGCATTCTACTCGATGGAGTCTGCACAACAACATATGACCGACAAAGGTCACTGCAAGATGCTACACGAGGGAGAGACGCTTGCCGAATATGCTGAGTACTACGATTACAGCTCCAGTTATCCGGATCATGCCGAAAGTATGGAGGTTGATGAGGAAGTTGACGTGAATATCATTGATGGAAATGATTATCAACTGGTACTACCGTCTGGAGCCACGATTGGGCATCGATCACTCATGAAGTATTACAG ACAAAACTTTGATCCTGACCGTGTGGTAGCTCCTTACCGTGGGAAGATTAACCGAGTCCTGTCTCAGTACCGTGCCCTTGGTTACAAGGAGAGCGACAAGCAACTGGTCGTCAA